One Anguilla rostrata isolate EN2019 chromosome 15, ASM1855537v3, whole genome shotgun sequence genomic window carries:
- the LOC135240912 gene encoding POU domain, class 3, transcription factor 3-B-like — MATAASNPYLPSSSILSSGSIVHSDSGGGGMQPGSVAVTSVSGGYRGDPTVKMVQSDFMQGAMAASNGSHMLSHAHQWVTSLPHAAAAAAAAAVAAAEAGSPWSSSPVGMTGSPQQQDVKGNSARDDLHTGTALHHRSPHLGSHQTHPGTWGGTTAAHMSSLAGGQQQQQSLIYSQPGGFTVNGMLSPPGNQSLVHPSLVRGDTPELDHGSHHHHHHHQHQHHQQPHHGGVGSHDPHSDEDTPTSDDLEQFAKQFKQRRIKLGFTQADVGLALGTLYGNVFSQTTICRFEALQLSFKNMCKLKPLLNKWLEEADSSTGSPTSIDKIAAQGRKRKKRTSIEVSVKGALESHFLKCPKPAAQEILSLADSLQLEKEVVRVWFCNRRQKEKRMTPPGLPQTPEDVYSQVGNGQFLVDYIKDASLTGPSEPSDQRVTSTSSFHQVILAH; from the exons ATGGCCACGGCGGCTTCCAATCCCTATCTACCCAGCAGCAGCATCCTCTCGTCGGGCTCAATCGTGCATTCGGACTCGGGAGGCGGTGGTATGCAGCCGGGCAGCGTCGCCGTCACCTCGGTGTCCGGCGGGTACAGGGGAGACCCCACCGTAAAGATGGTGCAGAGCGACTTTATGCAAGGAGCCATGGCAGCGAGCAACGGGAGCCACATGCTGAGCCATGCCCATCAGTGGGTGACATCCCTGccccacgccgccgccgccgcggctgcGGCCGCCGTGGCGGCGGCGGAAGCCGGCTCGCCTTGGTCGTCCAGTCCCGTCGGAATGACGGGCAGCCCCCAACAGCAGGACGTCAAAGGAAATTCGGCCAGGGATGATCTACACACGGGTACCGCGCTGCACCACAGGTCACCGCATCTGGGATCTCACCAGACTCACCCGGGGACTTGGGGCGGCACCACGGCAGCGCACATGTCCTCCTTAGCGGggggacagcagcagcagcagtcgcTGATTTACTCGCAGCCGGGCGGATTCACGGTCAACGGGATGCTGAGTCCCCCGGGGAATCAGAGCTTGGTGCACCCGAGTTTGGTGCGGGGGGACACGCCGGAACTGGACCACGGGagccatcaccaccaccatcaccaccagcatcagcaccaccagcagccgCACCACGGCGGAGTAGGCAGCCACGACCCGCACTCGGACGAGGACACGCCGACTTCCGACGATCTGGAGCAGTTCGCCAAACAGTTCAAGCAGCGACGGATCAAACTGGGCTTCACGCAGGCGGACGTCGGCCTGGCTTTGGGGACCCTGTACGGGAACGTATTTTCTCAGACCACGATCTGCAGATTTGAGGCGCTTCAGCTCAGCTTCAAAAACATGTGCAAGCTGAAGCCGTTGTTAAACAAATGGCTGGAGGAGGCTGACTCGTCCACCGGGAGTCCCACTAGCATCGACAAGATAGCAGCACAAGGCAGGAAACGAAAGAAGCGGACCTCCATCGAAGTGAGCGTTAAGGGGGCTTTGGAGAGCCATTTCTTGAAATGTCCAAAGCCCGCGGCCCAGGAGATCTTGTCATTAGCGGACAGTTTGCAGCTGGAGAAAGAGGTGGTCCGCGTCTGGTTTTGCAACCggaggcagaaagagaaaagaatgacGCCGCCCGGGTTGCCGCAGACGCCGGAGGATGTGTACTCTCAGGTCGGCAAC GGACAATTTTTAGTAGATTACATAAAAGATGCAAGTTTAACTGGGCCCAGTGAACCAAGCGACCAGAGGGTGACGTCTACAAGTTCGTTCCATCAGGTAATTTTGGCGCACTAA